Proteins from a single region of Macaca fascicularis isolate 582-1 chromosome 5, T2T-MFA8v1.1:
- the RASL11B gene encoding ras-like protein family member 11B — translation MRLIQNMCTIAEYPAQGSAAAASDCCVGAAGRRLVKIAVVGASGVGKTALVVRFLTKRFIGDYERNAGNLYTRQVQIEGETLAIQVQDTPGIQVHENSLSCSEQLNRCIRWADAVVIVFSITDYKSYELISQLHQHVQQLHLGTRLPVVVVANKADLLHIKQVDPQLGLQLASMLGCSFYEVSVSENYSDVYSAFHVLCKEVSHKQQPSSTPEKRRTSLIPRPKSPNMQDLKRRFKQALSAKVRTVTSV, via the exons ATGCGCCTCATTCAGAACATGTGCACCATCGCCGAGTACCCCGCGCAGGGaagcgccgccgccgcctccgaCTGCTGCGTGGGCGCCGCCGGCCGCCGCCTGGTCAAGATCGCGGTGGTGGGCGCCAGCGGCGTGGGCAAGACCG CACTGGTGGTCCGGTTCCTCACCAAGCGATTCATCGGTGACTATGAAAGAAATGCAG GTAATCTGTATACTAGACAAGTTCAGATAGAAGGTGAAACCCTGGCTATTCAGGTTCAAGACACTCCAGGTATTCAG GTCCATGAGAACAGCCTGAGCTGCAGTGAACAGCTGAATAGGTGCATTCGCTGGGCAGATGCTGTGGTGATAGTTTTCTCCATCACTGACTACAAGAGCTATGAACTCATCAGCCAGCTTCACCAGCACGTGCAGCAGCTACACCTGGGCACCCGGCTGCCTGTGGTGGTCGTGGCCAACAAAGCTGACCTGTTGCACATCAAACAGGTTGACCCTCAGCTTGGACTGCAGCTGGCCAGCATGCTAGGCTGCTCATTCTATGAAGTGTCTGTCAGTGAAAATTATAGTGACGTCTACAGTGCCTTCCATGTTCTCTGTAAAGAGGTCAGTCACAAACAACAGCCTAGCAGCACACCTGAGAAGCGAAGAACCTCCCTCATTCCCAGGCCCAAGTCACCCAACATGCAGGACCTGAAGAGGAGGTTTAAGCAAGCTCTCTCTGCCAAAGTGAGGACTGTCACCTCTGTCTGA